Proteins co-encoded in one Malus sylvestris chromosome 7, drMalSylv7.2, whole genome shotgun sequence genomic window:
- the LOC126629595 gene encoding protein trichome birefringence-like 25, with translation MVKELRVESNPILSFHKNNHAFVKFAVSFLLVGLAFRLLFSDSVLPIGLNLPVEPPPLASADQQQTDSSSSSTVSDSSLFPGQIQNSTIVDFPGNTSQTYDNVKCDLFTGDWVPDPSGPRYTSESCHVVEPHQNCMKNGRPDSEYFYWRWNPRDCELPKFNPQSFLGIMRNKSWAFIGDSISRNHVQSLLCILSQVEQAVEVYHDKEYKSKRWIFPSYNFTVSVIWTPFLVKAAIFEDMNGVSTSEIQLYLDELDKTWTDQYSSLDYVVIAGGKWFLKTAIYHENNTVRGCHYCPGKKLTEFGFDYAYRSALRLVFNFITRSDHKALVLFRTTTPDHFENGEWFSGGYCNRSVPFKEGEVDIKDVDAAMQNIELEEFEKAAAEGSEKGVNFKLLDTTHLSLLRPDGHPGPYRQFQPFAKDKNAKVQNDCLHWCLPGPIDSWNDLVMELLVNGEKYL, from the exons ATGGTGAAGGAACTGAGGGTTGAATCGAACCCAATATTGTCATTCCACAAAAACAACCATGCGTTTGTGAAGTTTGCAGTCTCTTTTCTCTTAGTTGGTCTCGCTTTTCGACTCTTGTTTTCCGATTCTGTACTTCCTATCGGATTAAATTTACCAGTAGAGCCACCTCCTCTTGCATCTGCAGACCAACAACAAACagactcctcctcctcctccactgTTTCCGATTCTTCTTTATTTCCTGGTCAAATTCAAAACTCtacaattgttgattttcctgGAAATACCTCCCAAACATATGACAATG TAAAGTGTGACCTTTTTACCGGAGATTGGGTACCAGATCCGTCAGGTCCAAGATACACTAGTGAAAGCTGCCATGTGGTCGAACCTCATCAGAATTGTATGAAGAACGGTCGCCCCGATTCCGAGTACTTTTACTGGAGGTGGAACCCAAGAGACTGTGAGCTACCCAAGTTCAATCCGCAGAGTTTTCTTGGTATAATGAGGAACAAATCATGGGCCTTCATTGGTGATTCGATTTCGCGTAACCATGTGCAGTCATTGCTTTGCATTCTCTCTCAG GTGGAGCAAGCTGTTGAGGTATACCATGACAAAGAATACAAGTCTAAAAGATGGATTTTTCCTTCTTACAATTTCACTGTTTCGGTAATTTGGACTCCGTTTCTCGTCAAAGCAGCTATTTTTGAAGACATGAATGGAGTTTCTACTTCCGAAATCCAGCTTTATCTTGACGAGCTCGACAAGACATGGACCGATCAGTATAGTAGCTTGGATTACGTGGTGATTGCCGGAGGAAAATGGTTCCTTAAAACCGCAATTTACCATGAAAACAACACGGTCAGGGGCTGCCACTACTGCCCTGGAAAGAAATTAACGGAGTTTGGGTTTGACTACGCCTATCGCAGTGCCCTCCGTCTGGTTTTCAATTTCATCACTCGTTCGGATCATAAAGCGCTTGTATTATTTAGAACCACCACGCCTGACCATTTTGAGAATGGAGAGTGGTTCAGTGGGGGGTATTGCAATAGATCAGTGCCATTCAAAGAGGGTGAGGTTGATATAAAAGATGTAGATGCTGCAATGCAAAACATCGAGCTGGAAGAATTCGAGAAGGCTGCTGCCGAAGGATCGGAGAAGGGCGTGAACTTTAAACTACTGGACACAACCCACCTTTCGCTATTGAGACCCGATGGGCACCCAGGTCCGTACAGGCAGTTCCAGCCATTTGCAAAGGATAAGAATGCCAAAGTCCAGAATGATTGCTTACATTGGTGCTTGCCTGGGCCAATAGACTCTTGGAATGATTTGGTTATGGAATTGTTGGTCAATGGCGAAAAATATCTATGA
- the LOC126629677 gene encoding hydroquinone glucosyltransferase-like — protein MEKSQTPHIAILPSPGMGHLIPLAEFAKRLVHRHNFTVTFVVPCDGPPTKAQKSVLDALPTAIDHVFLPPVCFDDLPQGSKIETIISLTVARSLASLRHALCSLASRAKLVGLVVDLFGTDAFDVAKEFNLSNYIFFPSTAMALSLFLYAPELHETVSCEYRDLSDPVTIPGCIPIPGSELLEPVQDRRDEAYKWFLHHARRYRMADGIMVNSFTELERGALKALQEKEPGKPPVYPVGPLVKMEFSVLDDQSSKCLKWLDEQPRSSVLYVSFGSGGTLSYDQINELALGLEMSEQRFLWVVRSPSDKAANATYFTAHSQNDPLKFLPKGFMDRTHGRGLVVPNWAPQAQILSHESTGGFLTHCGWNSSLESIVNGVPLVAWPLYAEQKMNAYMFTKDVKVALRPKPDEYGLVGREEIAMVVQALMEGEEGKRLRNRMKDLKDAGATALSDDGASTKALSDVVTKLKTQISN, from the coding sequence ATGGAAAAATCACAAACACCTCACATAGCAATTCTCCCGAGTCCAGGCATGGGCCACCTCATCCCACTTGCCGAGTTCGCCAAACGACTCGTCCACCGCCACAACTTCACCGTAACATTCGTAGTCCCCTGCGACGGCCCTcccacaaaagcccaaaagtcCGTCCTAGACGCCCTGCCAACCGCCATCGACCATGTCTTCCTCCCGCCAGTCTGCTTTGACGACCTCCCGCAAGGCTCCAAAATCGAAACAATAATTTCCCTCACCGTCGCCCGATCCCTTGCCTCCCTCCGCCACGCTCTCTGCTCCTTGGCCTCCCGCGCCAAGCTCGTTGGGCTTGTCGTCGATCTCTTCGGCACAGACGCCTTCGACGTCGCCAAAGAATTCAACCTCTCCAACTACATTTTCTTCCCGTCCACGGCCAtggccctctctctcttcctctatgCGCCGGAGCTCCACGAAACGGTGTCGTGCGAGTATCGAGACCTCTCCGATCCCGTCACGATTCCCGGGTGCATCCCAATTCCCGGCAGCGAGTTGCTCGAGCCTGTTCAGGACCGTAGAGATGAGGCCTACAAATGGTTTCTTCATCATGCGAGACGGTACCGTATGGCCGATGGGATTATGGTAAATAGCTTCACGGAGTTGGAGCGAGGTGCTTTGAAAGCGTTACAGGAGAAAGAACCGGGTAAGCCGCCGGTTTACCCGGTTGGACCGCTAGTAAAAATGGAGTTCAGCGTTTTGGATGACCAGTCATCCAAGTGTCTGAAGTGGCTGGATGAGCAGCCCCGTAGCTCGGTATTATATGTTTCTTTTGGAAGTGGTGGGACCCTCTCTTATGATCAGATCAATGAGTTGGCTCTAGGGTTGGAAATGAGTGAGCAAAGGTTTTTATGGGTGGTGAGGAGTCCCAGTGACAAAGCTGCCAATGCCACTTATTTTACTGCTCACAGCCAAAATGACCCCTTGAAGTTTCTTCCCAAAGGGTTTATGGATAGGACCCATGGGCGGGGTTTGGTTGTGCCTAACTGGGCACCGCAGGCTCAGATTCTAAGTCACGAGTCAACAGGAGGATTCTTAACCCATTGCGGTTGGAATTCCTCCTTGGAGAGTATCGTAAATGGTGTACCTCTTGTTGCTTGGCCACTATATGCTGAACAAAAAATGAATGCTTATATGTTTACAAAAGACGTAAAGGTGGCACTGAGACCCAAGCCCGATGAATATGGTTTGGTTGGAAGGGAGGAGATTGCGATGGTGGTTCAAGCTCTCATGGAAGGCGAGGAAGGTAAGCGACTCAGAAACCGAATGAAGGACCTGAAGGATGCTGGTGCTACAGCTCTTAGTGATGATGGGGCTTCTACAAAGGCACTATCTGATGTGGTCACAAAgttgaaaacccaaatttcaaattaa